The following proteins are co-located in the Sandaracinaceae bacterium genome:
- a CDS encoding amidohydrolase family protein, translated as MLLSVAFTGCGASRAPAESTRTASAVPPRLVGVDVHMHVGPAVPGQGESSGAAVLAALDEAGLARGVLLSPGYRRAPGCADDPCEAQRLFTQAMNDWALAERLVAPSRLWVFCGVPWESGWTSAEVARCAEAGAAGLKMHQVSADVSLRDESPRAALGAILDAAATSRLPVLIHVQMQDADEVRALFELARDHPAAVVIAAHQIAPNLALLREAPDNLWIEVSGLTHVPVEAAPHFVESWRQLGIHRVLLGSDFPSLSPRDHVAWLEAAPLSDRERRAIMGENAERLLSRPEAR; from the coding sequence ATGCTGCTGAGCGTCGCCTTCACGGGCTGTGGCGCGTCGCGTGCCCCGGCGGAGTCGACGCGGACAGCGTCGGCCGTCCCGCCGCGCCTGGTCGGTGTCGACGTGCACATGCACGTCGGACCCGCCGTGCCGGGGCAGGGCGAGAGCTCGGGAGCCGCCGTCCTCGCGGCGCTGGACGAGGCAGGGCTCGCACGCGGGGTGCTCTTGTCTCCAGGCTATCGGCGGGCGCCCGGGTGCGCGGACGACCCCTGCGAAGCGCAGCGACTCTTCACGCAGGCGATGAACGACTGGGCGCTCGCTGAGCGTCTAGTGGCGCCCAGCCGGCTGTGGGTCTTCTGTGGTGTTCCCTGGGAGAGCGGGTGGACCTCCGCAGAGGTCGCGCGGTGCGCAGAGGCGGGGGCCGCAGGGCTGAAGATGCACCAGGTGTCCGCGGACGTGTCGCTACGCGACGAGTCGCCGCGCGCAGCCCTCGGGGCGATCCTCGATGCGGCCGCGACCTCCCGTCTGCCCGTCCTCATCCACGTGCAGATGCAAGACGCAGACGAAGTACGCGCGTTGTTCGAGCTCGCGCGCGACCACCCCGCCGCCGTCGTCATCGCGGCGCACCAGATCGCCCCGAACCTCGCGCTGCTCCGGGAGGCGCCGGACAACCTGTGGATCGAGGTGAGCGGGCTGACCCACGTGCCCGTCGAGGCGGCGCCGCACTTCGTGGAGAGCTGGCGTCAGCTCGGCATCCACCGCGTGCTTCTCGGATCGGACTTTCCTTCGCTGAGCCCACGCGACCACGTGGCTTGGCTCGAGGCCGCGCCGCTGAGCGACCGGGAGCGGCGCGCCATCATGGGTGAGAACGCCGAGCGCCTGCTCTCGCGACCGGAGGCTCGATGA
- a CDS encoding metalloregulator ArsR/SmtB family transcription factor gives MVSLADSTSLLSLLADATRVRLLALLHEEELSVAELTKVTELSQSRVSTHLGKLREAGLVTQRPQGASTLYRAHAAMPDAARRLWALVKEQVSDSVLEADAERCRALVRAREEAWPDAVAGQMERHYSPGRTWEATARGFLGLATFGEVLDLGSGDGTLAALIAPRADGVTCVDRSDKVLAAAKRRLEGARVEFVQADFHELPFEDDRFDTVMLFNALTYAHTPARVLEQAARVLKPGGHIALVTLAAHDHDTITRSYGHLRPGFAPDHLALLLQEAGLRVTRCEVTSRERRKPYFEVVTAFARKPS, from the coding sequence ATGGTATCGCTCGCCGACAGCACCAGCCTGCTGAGCCTGCTCGCGGACGCGACCCGCGTGCGGCTGCTCGCGCTGTTGCACGAGGAGGAGCTGAGCGTGGCGGAGCTGACCAAGGTCACGGAGCTCAGCCAGTCGCGGGTCTCGACGCACCTCGGGAAGCTGCGGGAGGCGGGGCTGGTGACCCAGCGGCCGCAGGGGGCGAGCACGCTCTACCGGGCCCACGCGGCGATGCCGGACGCCGCGCGGCGGCTCTGGGCGCTGGTGAAGGAGCAGGTCTCGGACTCCGTGCTCGAAGCGGATGCAGAGCGCTGCAGGGCGCTGGTGCGGGCGCGCGAGGAGGCCTGGCCGGACGCGGTCGCGGGACAGATGGAGCGGCACTACTCGCCCGGCCGGACCTGGGAGGCGACGGCGCGCGGGTTCCTCGGGCTCGCCACCTTCGGCGAGGTGCTCGACCTCGGGAGCGGCGACGGCACGCTGGCCGCGCTGATCGCGCCGCGCGCCGATGGCGTCACCTGCGTGGACCGGAGCGACAAGGTGCTCGCGGCCGCCAAGCGCAGGCTCGAAGGTGCGCGGGTGGAGTTCGTGCAGGCGGACTTCCACGAGCTGCCCTTCGAGGACGACCGCTTCGACACCGTCATGCTCTTCAACGCGCTGACCTACGCGCACACCCCCGCGCGGGTCCTCGAGCAGGCCGCCCGCGTGCTGAAGCCCGGGGGGCACATCGCCCTCGTCACCCTCGCCGCGCACGACCACGACACGATCACGCGATCGTATGGACACCTCCGCCCCGGCTTCGCGCCGGACCACCTCGCGCTCCTCCTCCAGGAGGCCGGGTTGCGCGTGACCCGATGCGAGGTCACGTCCCGCGAGCGACGAAAGCCCTACTTCGAAGTCGTCACCGCCTTCGCACGGAAGCCCTCATGA
- the metH gene encoding methionine synthase, with protein sequence MNEKSEQLIDLLDQRILVLDGAMGTLIQSHAPDEGAYRGERFRDHDIELKNNSDVLVLTQPEMIQSIHARFLEAGADIIETNTFAATRVAQADFALEGIVHELNVRGTQLARQVADEFTRKNPKKPRFVAGSIGPMNRTLSISPDVNDPGYRAVSFDEVRDAYAEQVRGLIEGGADLLLVETIFDTLNAKAALMAIDQVEQEDGVRLPLMISVTITDKSGRTLSGQTVDAFWISVAHAKPLSVGINCALGGREMRPFLSELANIAEARISVYPNAGLPNAFGGYDEEPETTASIIRGFADEGMINIAGGCCGTQPEHIAAIAKAVEGVPGRKVPNKPHDSRFSGLEPLVIRPDANFQMIGERTNVTGSRKFLRLIKSDDYEAALSVALDQVRGGANILDVNMDEGMLDSEAAMERFLKLIASEPEISRIPLMIDSSKWSVIEAGLKCVQGKAVVNSISMKEGEADFIEKARLCRAYGAGMVVMAFDEEGQADTVERKVSICQRAYRILTETVGVDPTDIIFDPNIFAIATGIEEHSKYAIAFIEATKQIKATCPGAKISGGVSNLSFSFRGNDVVREAMHSAFLFHAIRAGMDMGIVNAGQLEVYENIEPKLLELVEDVLFDRREDATERLVEYAEQVRGSGKKREIDLSWREQPVAKRLEHALVKGIVDYIEEDTEEARQMFERPLEVIEGPLMAGMSVVGDLFGAGKMFLPQVVKSARVMKKAVAYLFPFLEAEKEKAGAEAQQGAGKVLLATVKGDVHDIGKNIVGVVLGCNNYEVIDLGVMVPADKILQTAIDEKVDMVGLSGLITPSLDEMVNVAREMKRREMHMPLLIGGATTSRQHTAVKIAPTYDSPVVHVLDASRAVNTVSALLDDAQREKLQAENLLEQEKLRKIHARGPVRPLIPYERVNANKPPVDFSEVEAPPFLGRKIVDDVTLAEIAEYIDWTFFFTAWELKGRFPDILEHPTYGQAATELYAAAKPLLKRIIDEAVIDPRGVYGFWPAWSEGNDIVLFEDEARTSELARYPMLRQQRDKKSDDPHLCLADYVAPKESGQMDWVGGFAVTCGVGVEKLVREFEADHDDYHAIMTKALADRLAEAFAELLHHRVRRAWYAPDEDLDQDALRSEKYRGIRPALGYPACPDHDDKPALFDMLGARDVGMDLTESNAMVPAASVSGLYLANEASRYFSVGRITREQVEDYAKRRGDSVEDVERKLAAHLGYDPTEAGRGAAA encoded by the coding sequence ATGAACGAAAAATCAGAGCAGCTCATCGATCTCCTCGACCAGCGCATCCTCGTCCTCGACGGCGCGATGGGCACGCTGATCCAGTCGCACGCGCCCGACGAGGGGGCCTATCGCGGCGAGCGCTTTCGCGACCACGACATCGAGCTGAAGAACAACAGCGACGTGCTCGTGCTGACGCAGCCGGAGATGATCCAGTCGATCCACGCGCGCTTCCTCGAGGCGGGCGCCGACATCATCGAGACGAACACCTTCGCCGCGACGAGGGTGGCGCAGGCGGACTTCGCGCTCGAGGGGATCGTGCACGAGCTGAACGTGCGCGGGACGCAGCTCGCACGACAGGTGGCGGACGAGTTCACCCGCAAGAACCCGAAGAAGCCGCGCTTCGTCGCGGGCTCGATCGGGCCGATGAACCGCACGCTCTCCATCAGCCCGGACGTCAACGACCCAGGCTATCGCGCGGTCAGCTTCGACGAGGTGCGCGACGCCTACGCCGAGCAGGTGCGCGGGCTCATCGAGGGCGGCGCGGATCTGCTGCTCGTCGAGACCATCTTCGACACGCTCAACGCCAAGGCGGCGCTGATGGCGATCGACCAGGTCGAGCAGGAAGACGGCGTGCGACTGCCGCTGATGATCTCGGTGACCATCACCGACAAGAGCGGCCGCACGCTGAGCGGGCAGACCGTGGACGCGTTCTGGATCAGCGTCGCGCACGCCAAGCCGCTGAGCGTGGGCATCAACTGCGCGCTCGGCGGGCGGGAGATGCGCCCGTTCCTGAGCGAGCTGGCGAACATCGCCGAGGCGCGCATCAGCGTCTACCCGAACGCCGGGCTGCCCAACGCGTTCGGCGGGTACGACGAGGAGCCCGAGACGACGGCGAGCATCATCCGCGGCTTCGCCGACGAGGGCATGATCAACATCGCGGGCGGCTGCTGCGGCACCCAGCCCGAGCACATCGCGGCCATCGCCAAGGCGGTCGAGGGCGTCCCGGGCCGGAAGGTGCCGAACAAGCCGCACGACTCGCGCTTCAGCGGGCTCGAGCCGCTCGTGATCCGCCCGGACGCGAACTTCCAGATGATCGGCGAGCGCACCAACGTCACCGGCTCGCGCAAGTTCCTCCGGCTCATCAAGTCCGACGACTACGAGGCGGCGCTCAGCGTCGCGCTCGACCAGGTGCGCGGCGGCGCGAACATCCTCGACGTCAACATGGACGAGGGCATGCTCGACTCCGAGGCGGCGATGGAGCGCTTCCTCAAGCTCATCGCGTCGGAGCCCGAGATCTCGCGCATCCCGCTGATGATCGACAGCTCCAAGTGGTCGGTGATCGAGGCGGGCCTCAAGTGCGTGCAGGGCAAGGCCGTCGTCAACTCGATCAGCATGAAGGAGGGCGAGGCCGACTTCATCGAGAAGGCCCGGCTGTGCAGGGCCTACGGCGCGGGCATGGTCGTGATGGCGTTCGACGAGGAGGGCCAGGCCGACACCGTCGAGCGCAAGGTCTCCATCTGTCAGCGCGCCTACCGCATCCTGACCGAGACGGTCGGCGTCGACCCGACCGACATCATCTTCGACCCGAACATCTTCGCCATCGCGACGGGGATCGAGGAGCACTCGAAGTACGCGATCGCCTTCATCGAGGCGACGAAGCAGATCAAGGCGACCTGCCCGGGCGCGAAGATCAGCGGCGGCGTCTCGAATCTATCGTTCAGCTTCCGCGGCAACGACGTGGTGCGCGAGGCGATGCACTCGGCCTTCCTGTTCCACGCGATCCGCGCGGGCATGGACATGGGCATCGTCAACGCAGGTCAGCTCGAGGTCTACGAGAACATCGAGCCGAAGCTGCTCGAGCTGGTCGAGGACGTGCTCTTCGATCGGCGCGAGGACGCGACCGAGCGCCTCGTCGAGTACGCCGAGCAGGTGCGCGGCTCGGGCAAGAAGCGCGAGATCGATCTCAGCTGGCGCGAGCAGCCGGTGGCCAAGCGCCTCGAGCACGCGCTCGTGAAGGGCATCGTCGACTACATCGAGGAGGACACCGAGGAGGCGCGGCAGATGTTCGAGCGCCCGCTCGAGGTCATCGAGGGCCCGCTGATGGCGGGCATGAGCGTGGTCGGCGATCTCTTCGGGGCAGGAAAGATGTTCCTGCCGCAGGTGGTCAAGAGCGCGCGCGTGATGAAGAAGGCCGTCGCCTACCTCTTCCCGTTCCTGGAGGCCGAGAAGGAGAAGGCCGGCGCGGAGGCGCAGCAGGGCGCGGGCAAGGTGCTGCTCGCCACCGTGAAGGGCGACGTGCACGACATCGGCAAGAACATCGTCGGCGTGGTGCTCGGCTGCAACAACTACGAGGTCATCGACCTCGGCGTGATGGTCCCGGCCGACAAGATCCTCCAGACCGCGATCGACGAGAAGGTCGACATGGTCGGGCTGAGCGGGCTCATCACGCCGTCGCTCGACGAGATGGTGAACGTGGCCCGCGAGATGAAGCGGCGGGAGATGCACATGCCGCTCCTGATCGGCGGCGCGACCACGAGCCGACAGCACACGGCGGTGAAGATCGCGCCCACCTACGACAGCCCCGTGGTGCACGTGCTCGACGCGTCGCGCGCGGTGAACACGGTCAGCGCGCTCCTCGACGACGCGCAGCGCGAGAAGCTCCAGGCCGAGAACCTGCTCGAGCAGGAGAAGCTGCGGAAGATCCACGCGCGTGGTCCGGTGCGGCCGCTGATCCCCTACGAGAGGGTCAACGCGAACAAGCCGCCGGTCGACTTCTCGGAGGTCGAGGCGCCGCCGTTCCTGGGCCGCAAGATCGTCGACGACGTCACGCTGGCGGAGATCGCCGAGTACATCGACTGGACCTTCTTCTTCACCGCGTGGGAGCTGAAGGGCCGCTTCCCCGACATCCTCGAGCACCCCACGTACGGGCAGGCGGCGACCGAGCTCTACGCGGCCGCGAAGCCGCTGCTGAAGCGCATCATCGACGAGGCCGTGATCGACCCGCGCGGCGTGTACGGCTTCTGGCCGGCCTGGTCGGAGGGCAACGACATCGTGCTCTTCGAGGACGAGGCGCGGACGTCGGAGCTCGCCCGCTACCCGATGCTGCGCCAGCAGCGCGACAAGAAGAGCGACGACCCGCACCTCTGCCTCGCCGACTACGTCGCGCCGAAGGAGAGCGGGCAGATGGACTGGGTCGGCGGCTTCGCGGTCACCTGCGGCGTCGGCGTCGAGAAGCTCGTGCGCGAGTTCGAGGCCGACCACGACGACTACCACGCGATCATGACCAAGGCGCTCGCGGACCGGCTCGCCGAGGCCTTCGCGGAGCTCCTGCACCACCGCGTGCGACGCGCCTGGTACGCCCCCGACGAGGACCTCGACCAGGACGCGCTCCGGTCCGAGAAGTACCGCGGCATCCGCCCCGCGCTCGGCTACCCGGCGTGCCCCGACCACGACGACAAGCCCGCGCTCTTCGACATGCTCGGCGCGCGCGACGTCGGCATGGACCTGACCGAGTCCAACGCGATGGTCCCCGCCGCGAGCGTCAGCGGGCTCTACCTGGCCAACGAGGCCTCTCGCTACTTCTCGGTGGGCCGCATCACGCGCGAGCAGGTCGAGGACTACGCCAAGCGCCGCGGCGACAGCGTGGAGGACGTGGAGCGCAAGCTCGCCGCCCACCTGGGCTACGACCCGACCGAAGCCGGCCGCGGCGCCGCGGCCTGA
- a CDS encoding site-2 protease family protein — MYGDRSFQIVELFGNSVRTNVEGILIMLATGLAAGSWIEGALVVGSFAVGTGLHLASHWAVALAFGKGIERMVLTRAGVIDYTGAPPGFAEGILRTLAGPSTNALSAGIGYALLASGAADAWHPFAQTALATFSVCSLILTAINFLPAIPFDGGLVLQSVLSRFLGDSRGRTLAAWISLALLGAMAALGAWLIQPILLYLAITIGYDNWRKHLRPIAEPAAIVSR, encoded by the coding sequence ATGTACGGGGATCGGTCCTTCCAGATCGTCGAGCTGTTCGGCAACAGCGTTCGGACGAACGTCGAAGGCATCCTCATCATGCTCGCGACCGGCCTCGCCGCGGGCTCGTGGATCGAGGGCGCGCTCGTGGTCGGCTCGTTCGCCGTCGGCACCGGCCTCCACCTCGCGAGCCACTGGGCCGTCGCGCTCGCGTTCGGCAAAGGCATCGAGCGGATGGTGCTGACCCGGGCCGGCGTCATCGACTACACGGGCGCGCCACCCGGCTTCGCGGAGGGAATCCTCCGCACCCTGGCGGGGCCGTCGACGAACGCGCTCTCTGCGGGGATCGGCTACGCGCTGCTCGCGAGCGGCGCGGCGGACGCCTGGCACCCGTTCGCGCAGACGGCGCTCGCGACGTTCTCCGTCTGCAGCCTCATCCTCACCGCGATCAACTTCCTCCCGGCGATCCCCTTCGACGGAGGTCTGGTCTTGCAGTCCGTGCTGAGCCGCTTCCTCGGAGACTCGCGCGGGCGGACCCTCGCCGCCTGGATCAGCCTGGCGCTCCTCGGCGCCATGGCGGCCCTCGGGGCCTGGCTGATCCAGCCGATCCTGCTCTACCTCGCGATCACCATCGGCTACGACAACTGGCGCAAGCACCTGCGCCCCATCGCGGAGCCCGCGGCGATCGTGTCACGTTGA
- a CDS encoding TerB family tellurite resistance protein, with translation MDGSLRLLIGACIYVAFADRELDREERRVLVELIDKRVALPPGTVDRFIVEVLTEMALEEPLEWLREAAQDANLEATRDALVCAVEEARSHGVHQIERERVREVADALGFDAGDADALLGARG, from the coding sequence ATGGACGGTTCGCTGCGGTTGCTCATCGGCGCGTGCATCTACGTCGCGTTCGCCGACCGCGAGCTCGACCGTGAGGAGCGGCGGGTGCTGGTGGAGCTGATCGACAAGCGCGTCGCGCTGCCGCCGGGCACGGTCGACCGCTTCATCGTCGAGGTGCTCACCGAGATGGCGCTCGAGGAGCCGCTCGAGTGGCTGCGGGAGGCGGCGCAGGACGCGAACCTGGAGGCCACCCGCGACGCGCTGGTGTGCGCGGTGGAAGAGGCTCGCAGCCACGGCGTGCACCAGATCGAGCGTGAGCGTGTGCGCGAGGTCGCCGACGCGCTGGGCTTCGACGCGGGCGACGCGGACGCGCTCCTCGGCGCGCGCGGCTGA
- a CDS encoding YrdB family protein → MGGHPLNLALRFALELAMLGALGLWGYRRGGAWGWVLAVALPLTAAILWGVFAVPDDPSRSGKTVVATPGVLRLLLELSLFAGAALALWHVRHPILAGSLCATVLVHYALSYDRVAWLWSR, encoded by the coding sequence GTGGGCGGCCATCCTCTCAACCTCGCGCTGCGGTTCGCGCTCGAGCTCGCGATGCTGGGCGCGCTGGGCCTCTGGGGCTACCGGAGGGGCGGCGCCTGGGGCTGGGTGCTCGCGGTGGCGCTGCCGTTGACGGCGGCGATCCTCTGGGGCGTCTTCGCGGTGCCCGACGACCCGAGCCGCTCCGGCAAGACGGTCGTCGCGACCCCCGGCGTGTTGCGCTTGCTGCTGGAGCTGTCGCTCTTCGCGGGCGCAGCGCTCGCGCTCTGGCACGTCCGCCACCCCATCCTCGCGGGCTCCCTCTGCGCGACGGTGCTCGTCCACTACGCGCTCTCGTACGACCGCGTCGCCTGGCTCTGGAGCCGCTGA
- a CDS encoding 2OG-Fe(II) oxygenase, which translates to MGRYAPIDASAPPLITLDDFFTPEACARVIRDAEARGFEVASIAYRDGTRVDPAARNNARVTFEDESLRTELFERAAPHLPSLHGERPAGLNERLRVYRYEPGQRFTTHRDGWVQRPDGSRSRLTSMIYLSEVEAGGETWFPSLDRGITPRTGRAVFFQHSLLHASRPVIRGTKYVLRSDVYYV; encoded by the coding sequence ATGGGTCGGTACGCGCCCATCGACGCGAGCGCGCCCCCGCTGATCACGCTCGACGACTTCTTCACGCCCGAGGCGTGCGCACGCGTGATCCGCGACGCGGAGGCCCGCGGCTTCGAGGTGGCGTCGATCGCCTACCGGGACGGGACGCGCGTGGACCCCGCGGCGCGGAACAACGCGCGGGTGACGTTCGAAGACGAATCGTTGCGGACGGAGCTGTTCGAGCGCGCCGCGCCACACCTGCCCTCGCTCCACGGAGAGCGCCCGGCCGGACTGAACGAGCGGCTTCGGGTCTACCGCTACGAGCCCGGGCAGCGCTTCACGACGCACCGGGACGGGTGGGTTCAGCGGCCCGACGGATCGCGCAGTCGGCTGACTTCCATGATTTATCTGTCCGAGGTCGAGGCGGGCGGTGAGACGTGGTTTCCGTCCCTCGACAGAGGCATCACGCCACGGACCGGACGCGCGGTTTTCTTTCAGCATTCGCTGCTCCATGCGTCGAGACCGGTGATTCGCGGTACGAAATATGTGCTCAGGAGCGACGTCTACTACGTGTGA
- a CDS encoding glutathione S-transferase family protein: MPHFKLVSFERCPYVQRSVTLLREKGVPFDIEYIDLSNKPDWFLALSPLGKVPVLVVDDETVLFESAVINEYLDEVTEGRMLPEDPLERARGRAWIELSSTFFIDVWKMQIAADAESLSEAFAGARERLTKLEEALPEDGPYFYGAELSLVDAATAPGLQRLAWMDALDPSLDAYEGLPRVKRWSDALLARESVKGSLREGTYERFLDWLDARESWVSRARRAA, translated from the coding sequence ATGCCCCACTTCAAGCTCGTGAGCTTCGAGCGCTGCCCCTACGTGCAGCGCAGCGTGACCCTCCTCCGCGAGAAGGGGGTGCCGTTCGACATCGAGTACATCGACCTGTCGAACAAGCCGGACTGGTTCCTCGCGCTCTCTCCCCTCGGCAAGGTGCCCGTGCTGGTGGTCGACGACGAGACGGTCCTGTTCGAGTCGGCCGTGATCAACGAGTACCTCGACGAGGTGACCGAGGGGCGCATGCTGCCCGAGGACCCGCTCGAGCGAGCCCGCGGTCGCGCGTGGATCGAGCTCTCCTCGACGTTCTTCATCGACGTCTGGAAGATGCAGATCGCGGCCGACGCCGAGTCGCTCTCCGAAGCCTTCGCGGGCGCGCGCGAGCGGCTGACGAAGCTCGAAGAGGCGCTCCCCGAAGACGGCCCGTACTTCTACGGCGCCGAGCTCTCGCTCGTCGACGCGGCCACCGCGCCCGGCCTCCAGCGCCTCGCCTGGATGGACGCGCTCGACCCCTCGCTGGACGCGTACGAGGGGCTGCCCCGCGTCAAGCGATGGAGCGACGCGCTGCTCGCCCGCGAGAGCGTGAAAGGCAGCCTCCGCGAGGGCACCTACGAGCGCTTCCTCGACTGGCTCGACGCCCGCGAGAGCTGGGTCTCCCGGGCTCGCCGCGCGGCCTGA
- a CDS encoding PaaI family thioesterase: protein MDEPRITAAELSELLRETIPLTRLLDLRVTEIGWGTCTVLLPGSDTTLRAGGTVSGPALFAMADTALYGAVLSRIGLEPLAVTSDLSLRFLRKPPPDDLHGVGTLIRLGRRQAVGEVRLFGADPDQLVAHATGTYSLPL, encoded by the coding sequence GTGGACGAGCCCCGCATCACCGCCGCCGAGCTCTCGGAGCTCCTGCGCGAGACCATCCCGCTGACGCGCCTCCTCGATCTGCGCGTCACCGAGATCGGCTGGGGCACCTGTACGGTGCTGCTGCCCGGCAGCGACACGACCCTGCGCGCGGGCGGCACGGTCTCCGGCCCGGCGCTCTTCGCCATGGCGGACACCGCCCTCTACGGCGCCGTCCTCAGCCGCATCGGTCTCGAGCCGCTCGCGGTGACGAGCGACCTGTCGCTGCGGTTCCTGCGCAAGCCGCCCCCCGACGATCTGCACGGCGTGGGCACGCTGATCCGGCTGGGCCGTCGGCAGGCGGTGGGTGAGGTGCGCCTCTTCGGCGCCGACCCCGACCAGCTCGTGGCCCACGCGACGGGCACGTACTCTCTTCCTCTCTGA